A genomic stretch from Deltaproteobacteria bacterium includes:
- a CDS encoding CoA transferase — protein MVDKSLKDMTFEDYCRTVFNTKKRYDKPEVLKGIRAVSTTQYILGPSCAAYLAELGAETIKVELPKRGEPMRHTTPFNEPFLYPLSRWMPEKGTGLGFFGANPNEYFLSLDFHKPEAIQIMKRLAAKTDVFAENYRAGTFDRWGIGYRQHAQVNPRVIYQWMGGFGGWGPGRNRASYDILGQAQGGCFSITGWHKEYGGMPSKQTIWIMDYWGGAISAFNVLACLYWRDNVSGKGNFLEYSQVHGAQRHLTDFISLYGKTGIVPQRFGNFEPLLCVHGILKCGKSSYPNSKNPQEQEVGYCLVSAYKDDDFQKLCKMINRADLAKTYATHADRVGADAQMAIYPELEKFAADKTKEELDKACKSHGILSQPVWNSKEVAENEHWHMRGTLQWLDDPTFGDVLTQGPAYQLSDTPARVRWAFKPVGADNEYILSKLCGYSGSKIADLEQKEII, from the coding sequence ATGGTCGATAAAAGCCTGAAGGACATGACGTTCGAGGATTACTGCCGGACCGTCTTCAACACGAAGAAGCGGTACGACAAGCCCGAGGTTCTCAAGGGGATCCGGGCCGTCTCGACCACGCAGTACATCCTCGGCCCCTCCTGCGCGGCATATCTCGCCGAGCTGGGCGCCGAGACGATCAAGGTCGAGCTGCCCAAGCGCGGCGAGCCGATGCGGCACACGACCCCCTTCAACGAGCCGTTCCTCTACCCGCTCTCCCGCTGGATGCCCGAGAAGGGGACGGGCCTCGGATTCTTCGGCGCGAACCCGAACGAATACTTCCTCTCGCTCGACTTCCACAAGCCAGAGGCGATCCAGATCATGAAGCGCCTGGCGGCCAAGACCGACGTCTTCGCCGAGAACTACCGGGCGGGCACGTTCGACCGGTGGGGAATCGGGTACCGGCAGCACGCCCAGGTCAACCCGCGCGTCATCTACCAGTGGATGGGCGGCTTCGGCGGCTGGGGTCCGGGCCGGAACCGCGCTTCGTACGACATCCTCGGCCAGGCGCAGGGCGGCTGCTTCTCGATCACCGGCTGGCACAAGGAATACGGCGGGATGCCCTCCAAGCAGACGATCTGGATCATGGACTACTGGGGCGGCGCCATCTCCGCGTTCAACGTCCTCGCCTGCCTCTACTGGCGCGACAACGTCTCGGGGAAGGGGAACTTCCTCGAATATTCGCAGGTCCACGGCGCCCAGCGCCACCTGACCGACTTCATCTCCCTCTACGGGAAGACCGGCATCGTCCCCCAGCGGTTCGGAAACTTCGAGCCGCTGCTGTGCGTGCACGGGATCCTGAAGTGCGGGAAGTCGTCGTACCCGAACTCGAAGAACCCGCAGGAGCAGGAAGTCGGCTACTGTCTCGTCTCCGCCTACAAGGACGACGATTTCCAGAAGCTGTGCAAGATGATCAACCGGGCCGACCTGGCCAAGACGTACGCTACCCACGCGGACCGCGTCGGCGCCGATGCGCAGATGGCGATCTACCCCGAGCTCGAGAAGTTCGCGGCCGACAAGACGAAGGAAGAGCTCGACAAGGCGTGCAAGTCGCACGGGATCCTCTCCCAGCCGGTGTGGAACTCCAAGGAAGTGGCGGAGAACGAGCACTGGCACATGCGCGGCACGCTGCAGTGGCTGGACGACCCGACCTTCGGCGACGTTCTCACCCAGGGTCCGGCGTACCAGCTGTCCGACACCCCGGCCCGCGTTCGCTGGGCGTTCAAGCCGGTCGGCGCGGACAACGAGTACATCCTGTCCAAGCTGTGCGGCTACAGCGGTTCCAAGATCGCGGACCTGGAGCAGAAAGAGATCATCTAA